The DNA sequence GACTGATTATGTTCCAAACGAGTGCGAGATCTTCAGACACCTATAACGACTTTGTTTTACTTGCTGAAAATATCGTTACCAATACAGCGAAAAATATTGCTGAACTCAAAAAACAAAAAATCATTAACCAAAATGATGTTTTAACAAGAAATAATTTCAGTCTTGTAGAAGGAGATGAAGGCTTCTTCTCGTTAGATTATCCGAAGCAGAGTATGTCTGAGGGGTTTGTAATTTTCCCTAAAAAAGGGGATGTTGCAACACCGGGTTATTTGAAAAAATCAGTTGATAGTTTGATCACCCAGGTTACTCTGGATAATACAACGATCGATAATTCTCTTAATGCTTATTTCCATTCTTCAGTGGGGGCGGGAAGAACTGATGTGGATTTGAAATACAAATACCTGTATCCTGGTCTTACCAACCCTGTTCCTGCAGGAATTGCAGCTCAGCTGATCAATTACGGAAGTCCGTTTTTAGTAAAAGGATATATTCCAAAAGAACTGAAAGACTATCAGCCAGGACTTGAAAAAGGTATTTTGATTTCTGAAACTGAATATGATAATCTTAAAGCTTTTTATAAAGAGGTTTATGAAAAAACAGGTGCAGAAAGATCTGATTTTAATCAGTCTAAAGCAGTAAAAGAATATGTTCGACTTCTTAAAAAGTATAATCCAACGACTAAATTTTTAGACAAAGGAGATTTGTATGAGCAGCCTATGTCGTATGCGGTTGGATTGACTACAGGTTTTGATAATTCTGAAGAGGAATTAATGTCGAAATATAAGCTTAAAGGCTGGAAGAAATCTAAAATTGTTTTAAATGCAACGGTAAGAACGTATTTCCTTAACTATAAGAATTTAGCCGAAAGATTACTGACCCATAGAAATGATCCTGCTGTGAAAATTCAGCAAAACGGACAGACATTCTATTGGCTGAACGAATACTTTATGCCAACAATGCTTCCTGTAGAGGCACCAGAATATACGAAACATTAATTATTATAATTAGATATGGGCAAGAGGCGGAAATTTATTTCCGCCTCTTTTTTGGGCATACATGATCGTATTTCTTAATTCCATGAATCTGTTTAATATTTGATTTTTAAAGGAATATAAAAAACTATTTGCAGAAGATGGTGTGACTAGGTCGATATCCTTTTTTTCCCGGATTAAAAACCTCGAATCGTAGAACTACTACAAAAATTTAAAAATACATTGAAAAGCTTTTAAGAAAAGAAGAGGCATATTATCTTTGTTTTAGCATTCACTGAGTCACAAAATACTTATTAACGATTAAAAATTTACAATAATGGCAGCAAATTCTAGAGGAATTTTAAAATTCAACGGTGGCGAAGGTCAAAAATTATTGAAACTGAACTACAGCGTTTCAAGATCAACAGATGTATCGGGACGTGTGGCTTCAGATCCTTCGAACGCTTTAATAAAGCTAACAGTAGAAGCTACAGACAAATCAGATATTCTTGAGAGTTTACTGAACGGAAAATACAAGCCAACTAGTGGAGAGGTTACGTTCAACAAATCTCACGAGGAAGGAACATTAATTACTTTAAAGTGGGAAAACGGATATGTAATCCAGCATGAAGTAGACTTTAATGCAGTAGATGAAAACAGTATGCTGATCAGCTTTGTGGTAAGTGCAGAGACCATTAACTATGGCCTTGCTGCATATGAAGGTTTATGGCCGAGCTAATCCAAAAACGACACATTTAATCCACATTCATAGAAAAAGACTGTCCATCAAAAGACAGTCTTTTTTGCCTGAGGTTATTTCAGCATATGGGGCATCGGAATGATGCGGCCTTTTATAGAAGAATACTTTCGCTAAAGGGAAATGGGATTGGATATTTTTTTTTACCTTTAAACCTCACCACAATCATCAATTATGTTAATCATATCTGAGAAGCTGCATAGAATATTTTTTGGATCATCAGACCTATATAATGAGGTCTTTTGGAACCTTTTGATCGCGGATGATTATGGTGCAGTGGTCTGATATAATTATTTTAAGTGAAGTTTCAGTTTTTCCTGTTTAATAACAGCTGCTTGTGACTTTATTTAGGGAATAAATAACCAAATTATTACATACAACACAACATATATTAATAAGAAAATTATCAATGGGAGTACTAGTAACCAACGAAACAGTAAAACAGCTTTTTCATATTGCACAATCAATAGCAAGAGAAAATTATAATGCTACCTATGGGGGAGCACATCTTTTACAAGCTTTGATGCATAAAGATATCGGACTTAATGAATTTTTAAAGAATATTGATAAAGATCCGGGCTATTTTTATGAATGGGCAGATGTACGTATTGAAGATTATCCTAAAACAACCCATCTTCCCGATGAAGTCGGACAGGATGAAAATGTAAATCAAATTACTGAAGAAGCAGATGATATCAGATTAAAGCTGGGACTTGATGAAATTACCCCAATCTGCATCCTTACTGCGATCGTAAAACCTCAGGTTGCATTTTCATTGCAACAGCTGAAATCTTTACCGCTTAGAGAACATGAAATCTTAAATTTATATAGAAAAGACACTCCATTTGCAGTCTCTGAAAATGGTGAATTTTCCTCACTTTTTTCCAATACATCAGGTTTTTCGGACTCCTCTTTTCCTTCGATTAAAAATTATTGTGTAGACAGAACTGCGGAAGCCAGACAAGGAACTCTGGAAAATATCATTGGTAGAGATAAAGAGTTAAGAATGCTCGTTGAAATTCTTTGCCGTAGAAGCAAACCGAATGTCATTATCATTGGGGAACCCGGTGTTGGTAAAACAGCACTTGTTGAAGGTTTTGCTATTGAAATTACAAAAGGAAATGTTCCGGAAATGCTTAAAAACGGAACTCTTTTAGAATTGGACACAGGAGCATTATTAGCAGGAACTTCTTATAAAGGCGAGATTGAAGACCGACTTAAAAAGGTAATCAATGAATGTAAAAAAATAGAAAAAGCTATTTTGTTTATTGATGAAATTCATACGCTTCTTGATCCTAAGGGAAGTATAGGAAATGTTGCCAATCTTCTGAAACCGGAATTGGCAAGAGGTGAGATCACCGTTATCGGGGCAACTACTCAGGAGGAATACCGAAAGATCATTGAGCCGGAACAGGCTTTCAACAGACGCTTTGAGGTGCTTACAGTGAATGAACCTGATGAGCAGACCTGCGTAAAAATGATTGATGTCCTTCTTGAAGGTTATAAAAAACACCATAACATTGAAGTTGAGAAAACAGCTATTCCTGAATGTGTGCGTTTGGCAAAACGTTATGCAAAAGGTAAAAAATTACCAGATGCAGCAATTGATCTTTTAGACAGAACAATGGCGGCTATAAAAATGCTCGACGAACTTTCAGAAAAAGAATTGGAAAGCTGGAAAGAAAGCTATGAAGCAATTGTAAAAGAAGAATATCTTAATGCCAAGGATCAGGCAGATGAATTGATCTGGACCTACAATTTATTGAGAGATAAAATCAGCCCTATTTTATGGGGATCTTTAAGTGAGCAGCCTGCTATTGACAATTCAATGCCGGTAGATCAGATCAAAAAGATCATTGATGATACCTATGCTGAACTTCTTCAGCATGCTTCAAAGAAAAGAGAGAAAGTAGACAGGCTGGAACTGGCTGCTGTAATGGCTGCAAAAACAAATATTCCAATTGGTAAAATTCAGGCTCAGGAAAAAGAAAAGCTTCTGAATATGGAGTCTCTGTTACTGAATCGTGTAGTGGGGCAGGATCATGCCTTGAAAATACTTTCAGATGCTATTGTTGAAAACAGAAGTGGACTTAACAAACCTGGACAGCCGATAGGATCTTTCTTTCTTCTCGGACCTACAGGAACCGGAAAAACAGAACTTGCAAAATCAATGGCAGAGCTTCTTTTCAATGACGAAAAGGCTATGGTTCGTTTTGATATGTCAGAATTTAAAGAAGAACATTCAGCTGCATTATTGTATGGAGCGCCTCCAGGATATGTAGGATATGAAGAAGGTGGAATGTTGGTTAATAAAATCAGACAACAGCCTTATACAGTCGTTTTATTTGATGAAATTGAAAAAGCGCACCATTCTGTTTTTGATGTATTTCTTCAGATTATGGATGAAGGAAAGGTTCATGATAAACTGGGAAAAGAAGGAGACTTTAGTAATGCCCTGATATTATTTACATCCAATATTGGAAGTGAGGAAATTGTAAAACAGTTTGAAGAAGGTAAAATTCCAGAATCCAATTCATTAATGCAGATTATGTCTGGTTCCGGAAGATTCAGACCCGAGTTTTTAGCCAGGATCACAGAAATTATTCCATTTGCACCTATTACAGAGTCTATTGCGGAAAGGATCTTTAATATTCAGTTGAAATCTCTGCATACGTCATTAACAAGATTGGGAATGACGCTTACAATAAGCGGAGAGGCTGTGAAAAATCTTGCTCTTGGAGGATTTAGCAGTAAATATGGAGCAAGACAGATTTCTGGTGTTATACGTTCCCAGCTGGCAAGACCTATTTCAAAAATGATCGTTCGCGAAGAAGTGAAATCAGGACAGGCCATCCATGTAGACTGGAATAATGAGGAGGAAAAGCTAATATGGAAAGTCGTGTAATGTCTTATTGTATACCAAGAATGTAAATAATTAAATATTAGAATGAATTTTAATTTCAAACATACTGTAACAGGTCTATTATTGATATTATCTGCGCAAGTTGTAAGCGGGCAGTTTCTTTCTGCTTCAGATACTTCCGAAAACAGTGTGAAAAAATATAAAAGTATCATTAATTCAAATAAAGAAATTGTTGAATTTATAGAATATTCCCTGTCTCAAAAAGGGCTACCCAAGCATTTGAGAAATTTAGCATTGATTGAATCGGGTTTCGATCGAAAGCAGATATCAGGTGCCGGAGCAGCTGGTGTATGGCAGTTTATGACCGCTCATGCGAATCAGTATGGTCTTTCTGAACAGAGCCGGTCTGATTTGTACAGAAGTACAAAAACAGCGATGATCTCATTGGCCCAACTGTATAAAAAATACAATAACTGGGTGACGGTAGTTGCGGCATATAACTGTGGAGAGGGAAATATTTCCAGGGCAATGGATGCTGCAGGATCTTCACAATATCATATTTTCAGCAAGTATTTGCCATTAGAGACGATTAATCATGTTAAGAAATACCTGAATGCATGCTATGCAACAGGGGAATTAACGGGAGTATTGAATGATTATAACAATTCCCGGATGAATATGGTATTCCAAAATGGGGCAAGACCTAATACGGACGGCCCTTCCTTAGCAGAAACAGATATTAATGCAGGTTTTGACTTAAGTATTGTAGCCGATGAACTTGACGTAGATGTTGATAAAATATTAGCTTGGAATCCGGGAATAATGGATGAGCTTCAGCAGAGTGGTGAAAGTATATTTTACCTGCCTATTGATTTAATGCCTGATTTCCTGTTGAAGAAAAACAAGATCCTTAGCCGCTCTATTAAAGAGGGAAATAAAATTGTGAAATAATAGCAGCATCATAAAAGAAAGTTTTGCTTTAGTGTAATGAAAATAAAATCTGCGAGTAGCTCTCAGTCACTCTTTTAAAAGACTAATGATATTTCTAAAAAAACTGTGATTTTCCACAGTTTTTTTTATTGCTTATCCTTGGAATTGTAAAATTTAATTGATTATTTAAGTTATAATAGTTATTAATTTGTCTTAAATATTTGTTAATATTTCTCATCCTAGTGTTAAAATTAAGAGTCATCATGAGCTTGTTTTTAATTTCAATATTTTGATTTTCAATTATTTATATGAAAAATTATTTCTATTGTCGTAGAATTACTACACCAAATCGTAGAATTACTACAAATATTCAGATTGGTGTTTAAAAACTTTTAAGTTTAGAATAAAGAATATAGATTTGCTTCATCAATCAAACACCACATCACAAAATATTAACGATTAAAATTTACAAATCATGGCATCAAATTCAAGAGGAATCTTAAAATTCAACGGAAGCGAAGGACAGAAATTACTAAAGCTTAACTACAGCGTATCAAGATCTACAGACGTTTCAGGACGTGTAGCATCAGATCCTTCCAATGCTATCATTAAATTAACGATTGAGGCAACAGAGAAATCTGAAATCCTTGAAAGCTTACTTAATGGAAAATACAAGCCTACAACCGGAGAAATTACATTCAACAAATCTCACGAAGAAGGAACATTGATTACTTTAACTTGGGAGAATGGATATGTAATTCAGCATGAAGTTGACTTCGACGCTGTTGACGAAAACAGCATGTTGATCAGCTTTATCGTAAGTGCAGAGAAAATTAATTATGGTAATTCTGCTTACGAAGGTATATGGCCTGGTGCAAGCGATAATTAATTAAAAACATCCTAGTAAAAATAAAATTGTTACAGAATAGTTTACTCACCAGAGTTTACTATTCTGTTTTTTCATTTTGAAACCCATTAATCTAATATATTATCATATATGCTTATTAATTAAGTGTTTATGATTTTTGCTTTAGATGAAATAAGGAAAATTATCCAGGCGATAGCCTGATAATTGAATTCATTATATCAAGTTTATCAAATCAAATACTATGGCTATGTTTAAGGATGATAAATCGCCGAAAATATCGGCTCCTAAAAATATAAAGAATCCTGGAGAACAGTTAGGGGATACAGTTAAGAACCAGGCTGTACAGAAAACTACAGAAAAACTACAGGAAAAAACAAGTGGGAAAGTTCAGAAAGTAACCCAGAAACTTGCCCAGGCGCAAGCTTATTCAGGGATGGCTCAAAATGCATCCAGCCTTTTCATGAATCAGGTGGTACAGCCCAACACTCCTTCGGTTATAGAAGATAAAGTGTGGTCGAAACAGCCCACCTCTAAAATACTTAATGCGAATGCTATTCCCGAAAGTCAGATAATGGGTATTAACCGGGTGGTTAAACTCGAAATCATCATTGAAGGGAAAATTGTAAAGCATTTCAAACATTTCAAACTCAAACAGAGTGCTACCAAGCATCATGAATTCGATTTAATGCTGGCTCACGATACGCTTGGAAATCCTGAAAACCATAATCTCGAAGAAGCTCAAAACTTCCTTGGAAAAAGAATTACAGTAGTCTTCAAATACAAAGATGTTGAGGCCGGGCCGGAAAGAAGCTTTGTAGGTGTTATTACCGAAGTCGGTTTTAGTCAGGAAAAAGGCAGCCTTGGAAACGTTGTTCTTACTGGATCAAGTCCCACAGTATTATTGGATGCAGCTCCACATATTCAGAGTTTTGGAGGAGCTCAGGAAATAAGCCTGAACAGTATTGCCGATCAGATTATCAAAGAGGGATTGGGTCAGAATAAATTTGATTTCAGAGTTGATTCACAACATGGAAATGTCTCCTATAGTTCCCAATACGAAGAAACGCATTACAATTATCTGGCAAGAATGGCTGAAGCGTATGGAGAACAATTCTATTACGACGGTGAAGTTTTACATTTCGGAAAATTACCTCCGCAGGAAAAACCTATTAAGCTTACCTATGGAAGCAGTGTTCAGGATGTGAAGATAAAGATGAAAGCACAACACGTTAATCCTACATTTTATGGTTATAACAGCAGTAAAAATGAAAAATTAACAACCGGAAATTCGAAAATTTCTCATACTTCTGACATTGCAAAACGTGCGTATGAAATATCAGAAAAAACTTTTACAACGCCATCCTTAAGAGTAGCTCCGATTAAGGCCTCTTCATTTATGGATATTGATGCCTCTCAAAAAGGAACAGCAGGAAGTAAAGCATCAAGTGTTTTCATTACTTCGGGAACAACTACCGTTCCTTTCTTGTATCCGGGATGTACAGCTGATATCGAGATGCGCAAAACTGACAGCAATCAAACTTCGTATTTTACGAAATTAATGATCATTGAAGTGAATCATGAAGTTGATGCGAGAGGATATTATACCGGAACATTTGATGCTATTGCTTCTGATACCGGATTTATTCCGCGTCCTGAATTTGAAACTCCAAAGGCTGAAGCCCAATTTGCAAAAGTAATCTCTAATACCGATCCAAAGAATCAGGGACGTGTACAGGTACAGTTCGATTGGCAAAATGGATCTACGACCACAGAATTTATCCGGGTAATGACCCCTGACGCTGGTGGCAGTGAAAAAGTAAGTAAAAACCGAGGATTCATGGCTATTCCTGAAGTTGGAGATCAGGTGATCGTCAATTTCGTCCATCAGCATCCGGACCGTCCTTTTGTAATGGGAGGAATGTTTCACGGTGGTGTAGGCGGCGGAGGCGGTGCAGGAAACAATATCAAAAGTTTAAGCAGTAGAAGTGGAAATAAACTGGAATTGGATGATGGTGCAGGTTCAGTCTACTTAACAGATCAGGGCGGTGCTAATATGAAATTTGATGGTGCAGGAAATGTTACAACCAATGCGAATAATGATAAAACCGTTAAAATTGGAAATAATAATACAGTAAACACGGGTAGTAAAAACGTTATTAATGTTGGAAGTAAGGATGGCGGGGGTGCCAATTCTGTAATGTCTATGGACAATGCCGGTAATATTTCTTTAGAATGTGATACCAACGTTACTATTAAGACAGGCGCCAGTTCAATTACTCTAAAATCTGATGGGACGATTATTCTTAGTGGAAAAATAATTGGTATTAGCGGTGAGGGAATCGGGGTTGTAGGTTCAAAAGGAATCGATCTGTCTTCTCCTGCCAATCATCTTGGTGGTGGGCAAACTAAAATCGACGGTGGGGATGCCTTTATTAATTAAACATATCTATGAGTGATTCATTTAACATAAAAAATACATTTTCTGAACAATATACTTTAATCATAGATTCAGATATTAAAGCGGTGAACGTGCACATGATTTCCCGTTCACAGTTGAGGTGGGATTTTACAGTTTTAGAAGTCGGTGGAGATTATATCAAAGTGAAAATAATTGTACTCGACCATATTTTACTGGAAGCGAATAATCCTTTGATTAAAGAAATAGCAGCTTTAACTAACGCTTTTTCCAGACTGTATAACGAACTGTATTTAAAAATAAATACAGAAGGAAAAGTGGTTGAGGTAAGCAATATGGATGTTATT is a window from the Chryseobacterium sp. T16E-39 genome containing:
- the tssD gene encoding type VI secretion system tube protein TssD; this encodes MAANSRGILKFNGGEGQKLLKLNYSVSRSTDVSGRVASDPSNALIKLTVEATDKSDILESLLNGKYKPTSGEVTFNKSHEEGTLITLKWENGYVIQHEVDFNAVDENSMLISFVVSAETINYGLAAYEGLWPS
- a CDS encoding ATP-dependent Clp protease ATP-binding subunit, giving the protein MGVLVTNETVKQLFHIAQSIARENYNATYGGAHLLQALMHKDIGLNEFLKNIDKDPGYFYEWADVRIEDYPKTTHLPDEVGQDENVNQITEEADDIRLKLGLDEITPICILTAIVKPQVAFSLQQLKSLPLREHEILNLYRKDTPFAVSENGEFSSLFSNTSGFSDSSFPSIKNYCVDRTAEARQGTLENIIGRDKELRMLVEILCRRSKPNVIIIGEPGVGKTALVEGFAIEITKGNVPEMLKNGTLLELDTGALLAGTSYKGEIEDRLKKVINECKKIEKAILFIDEIHTLLDPKGSIGNVANLLKPELARGEITVIGATTQEEYRKIIEPEQAFNRRFEVLTVNEPDEQTCVKMIDVLLEGYKKHHNIEVEKTAIPECVRLAKRYAKGKKLPDAAIDLLDRTMAAIKMLDELSEKELESWKESYEAIVKEEYLNAKDQADELIWTYNLLRDKISPILWGSLSEQPAIDNSMPVDQIKKIIDDTYAELLQHASKKREKVDRLELAAVMAAKTNIPIGKIQAQEKEKLLNMESLLLNRVVGQDHALKILSDAIVENRSGLNKPGQPIGSFFLLGPTGTGKTELAKSMAELLFNDEKAMVRFDMSEFKEEHSAALLYGAPPGYVGYEEGGMLVNKIRQQPYTVVLFDEIEKAHHSVFDVFLQIMDEGKVHDKLGKEGDFSNALILFTSNIGSEEIVKQFEEGKIPESNSLMQIMSGSGRFRPEFLARITEIIPFAPITESIAERIFNIQLKSLHTSLTRLGMTLTISGEAVKNLALGGFSSKYGARQISGVIRSQLARPISKMIVREEVKSGQAIHVDWNNEEEKLIWKVV
- a CDS encoding lytic transglycosylase domain-containing protein, whose amino-acid sequence is MNFNFKHTVTGLLLILSAQVVSGQFLSASDTSENSVKKYKSIINSNKEIVEFIEYSLSQKGLPKHLRNLALIESGFDRKQISGAGAAGVWQFMTAHANQYGLSEQSRSDLYRSTKTAMISLAQLYKKYNNWVTVVAAYNCGEGNISRAMDAAGSSQYHIFSKYLPLETINHVKKYLNACYATGELTGVLNDYNNSRMNMVFQNGARPNTDGPSLAETDINAGFDLSIVADELDVDVDKILAWNPGIMDELQQSGESIFYLPIDLMPDFLLKKNKILSRSIKEGNKIVK
- the tssD gene encoding type VI secretion system tube protein TssD, translated to MASNSRGILKFNGSEGQKLLKLNYSVSRSTDVSGRVASDPSNAIIKLTIEATEKSEILESLLNGKYKPTTGEITFNKSHEEGTLITLTWENGYVIQHEVDFDAVDENSMLISFIVSAEKINYGNSAYEGIWPGASDN
- a CDS encoding type VI secretion system Vgr family protein, coding for MFKDDKSPKISAPKNIKNPGEQLGDTVKNQAVQKTTEKLQEKTSGKVQKVTQKLAQAQAYSGMAQNASSLFMNQVVQPNTPSVIEDKVWSKQPTSKILNANAIPESQIMGINRVVKLEIIIEGKIVKHFKHFKLKQSATKHHEFDLMLAHDTLGNPENHNLEEAQNFLGKRITVVFKYKDVEAGPERSFVGVITEVGFSQEKGSLGNVVLTGSSPTVLLDAAPHIQSFGGAQEISLNSIADQIIKEGLGQNKFDFRVDSQHGNVSYSSQYEETHYNYLARMAEAYGEQFYYDGEVLHFGKLPPQEKPIKLTYGSSVQDVKIKMKAQHVNPTFYGYNSSKNEKLTTGNSKISHTSDIAKRAYEISEKTFTTPSLRVAPIKASSFMDIDASQKGTAGSKASSVFITSGTTTVPFLYPGCTADIEMRKTDSNQTSYFTKLMIIEVNHEVDARGYYTGTFDAIASDTGFIPRPEFETPKAEAQFAKVISNTDPKNQGRVQVQFDWQNGSTTTEFIRVMTPDAGGSEKVSKNRGFMAIPEVGDQVIVNFVHQHPDRPFVMGGMFHGGVGGGGGAGNNIKSLSSRSGNKLELDDGAGSVYLTDQGGANMKFDGAGNVTTNANNDKTVKIGNNNTVNTGSKNVINVGSKDGGGANSVMSMDNAGNISLECDTNVTIKTGASSITLKSDGTIILSGKIIGISGEGIGVVGSKGIDLSSPANHLGGGQTKIDGGDAFIN